The Thiosulfativibrio zosterae genome has a window encoding:
- a CDS encoding STAS domain-containing protein, whose translation MISSKIEDGTLFIFVNGSFTINLFPEFQATYENKKFESVIIDFSNTDSIDSGGLGMLLQLRTIQGENANNITLKGVSKQILKVFEVVNFEKLFKMV comes from the coding sequence ATGATTAGCTCAAAAATTGAAGATGGCACACTTTTTATCTTTGTGAATGGTTCATTTACCATTAACCTATTCCCTGAATTTCAAGCAACCTATGAAAATAAAAAATTTGAATCCGTGATTATTGATTTTTCAAACACTGACAGCATTGACAGTGGTGGATTAGGAATGCTGTTGCAGCTGCGCACCATTCAAGGTGAAAATGCCAATAACATTACCCTCAAGGGTGTTTCTAAACAAATTTTAAAAGTTTTTGAAGTCGTCAATTTCGAAAAATTATTCAAGATGGTTTAA
- the queD gene encoding 6-carboxytetrahydropterin synthase QueD, whose product MAQKFVLKTLLDFASAHSLRGYPGDCAKLHGHNWKIEVQVVGSQLNDIGMVIDFKEIKRHAKLVVAELDHTFLNDHPHFKEVNPTAENIAVYLFKEIERRIQTPEVTMHSLTVWENDRNCVTYSESI is encoded by the coding sequence ATGGCACAAAAATTCGTTTTAAAAACATTACTGGATTTTGCATCGGCACACAGCCTTAGAGGCTACCCAGGCGATTGCGCTAAATTGCACGGACACAACTGGAAGATTGAAGTTCAAGTTGTCGGCTCACAATTAAATGACATTGGTATGGTTATCGATTTTAAAGAAATCAAGCGCCATGCAAAATTGGTTGTCGCAGAACTCGACCACACCTTTTTAAACGACCATCCCCACTTCAAAGAGGTAAACCCTACCGCCGAAAACATTGCGGTTTATCTTTTTAAAGAAATTGAACGCCGAATTCAAACCCCTGAAGTAACCATGCACAGCCTAACTGTATGGGAAAATGATCGTAACTGCGTGACCTACAGTGAGTCTATCTGA
- a CDS encoding polyprenyl synthetase family protein, which translates to MKQQLQKYETRTNQVLTQILNTQSHSPLYEALSYATLNPGKRLRPALIYAFAEAFKCPLEKVDSLAAAIELIHSYSLVHDDLPAMDDDDLRRGRPTCHIQFDEATAILVGDAQLTLAFAVISNDHHLNAEQKVSAIQILSAASGSLGMIAGQMIDIQSEGQLTSLENLKRMHLLKTGELIKAACLLGALLLDNDLERHTKIGLFGETIGLAFQVQDDILDIESTTETLGKPQGSDEKLSKSTYPKLMGLKQAKVYRDQLITEAQNLLLDLNLNSPFLMDLTHYIAQRQH; encoded by the coding sequence TTGAAACAACAATTACAAAAGTATGAAACTCGCACCAATCAAGTTTTAACCCAAATACTCAATACCCAAAGTCATTCTCCGCTCTACGAAGCATTGAGCTATGCCACGCTTAACCCAGGAAAGCGTCTAAGACCCGCATTAATTTATGCGTTTGCAGAAGCCTTTAAATGCCCTTTGGAAAAAGTGGATAGCTTAGCTGCCGCCATTGAACTGATTCACAGCTACTCTTTAGTTCACGATGATTTACCCGCAATGGATGACGATGACTTGCGTAGAGGTCGTCCAACCTGTCACATTCAATTTGATGAAGCCACCGCCATCTTAGTCGGCGATGCGCAACTCACCTTAGCGTTTGCAGTCATCAGTAACGATCATCATCTCAATGCTGAGCAAAAAGTATCTGCCATTCAAATCCTAAGTGCTGCCAGTGGCAGTTTAGGCATGATTGCAGGTCAAATGATTGATATTCAATCAGAAGGCCAACTTACTTCCTTAGAAAACTTAAAAAGAATGCACCTTCTAAAAACAGGGGAGCTCATAAAGGCGGCTTGTTTACTCGGCGCACTGCTATTAGACAATGACTTAGAGCGTCACACAAAAATTGGGTTATTTGGTGAAACCATTGGCCTAGCCTTCCAAGTTCAAGATGATATTCTCGACATTGAAAGCACCACCGAAACCCTTGGAAAACCCCAAGGCAGTGATGAGAAATTGTCAAAATCGACCTACCCTAAATTAATGGGATTAAAGCAAGCCAAAGTTTATCGTGATCAACTCATCACCGAAGCCCAAAACCTACTCCTAGACTTAAATTTAAACTCCCCATTTTTAATGGATTTAACTCACTATATTGCTCAACGACAGCATTGA
- a CDS encoding peroxiredoxin — translation MSVLVTKSAPDFTAAAVLADGTIVDNFNLKSHIAGKYAVVFFYPLDFTFVCPSEILAFDHRVERFKELGTEVIGISIDSQFTHNAWRNTPVNAGGLGPVKFPLVADVGGSIMEAYGVVHPANVALRGAFLIDNKGVVRHQVVNDLPLGRNVDELIRTVEALQFHEQYGEVCPAGWKKGDAGMKDSPEGVAEYLSQHADEL, via the coding sequence ATGTCTGTACTCGTTACAAAATCAGCCCCAGATTTCACTGCCGCCGCCGTATTAGCAGATGGCACAATTGTTGACAACTTTAACTTAAAAAGCCATATTGCTGGCAAGTATGCTGTTGTTTTCTTTTACCCTTTAGACTTCACTTTTGTATGTCCTTCAGAAATTCTAGCATTTGATCACCGCGTAGAGCGTTTCAAAGAACTTGGCACTGAAGTTATCGGTATTTCTATTGACTCACAGTTTACACACAACGCATGGCGTAACACTCCTGTTAATGCAGGTGGTCTTGGCCCAGTTAAATTCCCATTAGTTGCCGATGTAGGTGGTTCAATCATGGAAGCTTACGGTGTTGTTCACCCTGCCAATGTTGCTTTAAGAGGTGCGTTCCTAATTGATAACAAGGGCGTAGTTCGTCACCAAGTCGTCAACGACTTACCGCTAGGACGCAATGTGGATGAACTCATTCGTACTGTTGAAGCACTTCAGTTCCACGAACAATACGGTGAAGTTTGCCCAGCAGGCTGGAAAAAAGGCGATGCAGGGATGAAAGATTCACCTGAAGGTGTTGCTGAATATCTAAGTCAACATGCTGATGAACTATAA
- a CDS encoding CBS domain-containing protein: protein MMFMVYSPEGSNAVSPGQLHAALKVDPSKKVNPVQRSELEQMHLEAEDAAKKQLQNRAALKHYQSTQNVDHERHIVVKAFEIMSQPVVTVDKRMSIADAWQFMQAKKIHHLPVLENQQLIGLCSSSCILSRAILDKTGALEEIKNETVEQVMVKEVVTTHRNMDIRKIALVMSEYGFGCLPIMSETESILGIVTLSDIVRRVAAEPPLGLYA, encoded by the coding sequence ATGATGTTTATGGTTTATTCTCCAGAGGGTTCTAATGCCGTCAGTCCAGGACAATTGCATGCTGCTTTAAAAGTTGACCCCTCAAAAAAAGTGAATCCTGTGCAGCGCAGTGAGTTAGAGCAAATGCACCTAGAAGCAGAGGATGCGGCCAAAAAACAGTTACAAAATAGAGCGGCATTAAAACATTATCAGTCGACTCAAAATGTGGATCATGAGCGTCATATTGTTGTTAAAGCGTTTGAGATTATGAGCCAACCGGTTGTGACAGTTGATAAGCGCATGTCGATTGCGGATGCCTGGCAGTTTATGCAAGCGAAAAAGATTCATCATTTGCCTGTTTTGGAAAATCAACAGTTGATAGGTTTATGCAGTTCAAGTTGTATTTTGTCACGCGCAATTTTGGACAAAACAGGAGCCTTAGAAGAAATTAAAAATGAGACCGTTGAACAGGTAATGGTAAAAGAAGTGGTGACCACGCATCGTAATATGGATATTCGTAAAATTGCTTTGGTCATGAGTGAGTATGGGTTTGGTTGCTTGCCGATTATGTCTGAAACCGAATCCATTTTGGGTATCGTAACCCTTTCTGATATTGTGCGCAGGGTTGCGGCTGAACCCCCCTTAGGGTTGTATGCTTAG
- a CDS encoding exopolyphosphatase, which yields MAEKKFRLVTRSDFDGLVCAVLLKDLDLIDDILFVHPKDMQDQKIEITENDITTNLPYVPGCHLAFDHHLSESIRNGLIENHIIDANAPSAARVVYDYYGGKAKFPKISDDLMDAVDKGDAARFNRDEVLNPSGWPLLNYLMDARTGLGRFREFRISNYQLMMELIDYCRDHTIEQILALPDVKERVDLYFEHEEAAKEQLQRCATVHGNLVVLDLRNESLIHPTNRFLIYALYPDTNISIHVLWGLKQQNTVFAVGKSILNRSSKTNVGELCLQYGGGGHMAAGTCQVENDQAETTLSALIKKINQDG from the coding sequence ATGGCCGAAAAAAAGTTTCGTTTGGTTACGCGTAGTGATTTTGACGGGTTAGTCTGTGCCGTTTTATTGAAAGACCTAGACCTAATTGATGACATTTTGTTTGTTCACCCAAAAGACATGCAAGATCAAAAAATCGAAATCACTGAAAATGACATAACCACTAATTTGCCATATGTTCCTGGGTGCCATTTAGCTTTTGACCACCATTTAAGTGAAAGTATTCGTAATGGCTTAATTGAAAACCACATTATTGATGCGAATGCACCCTCCGCTGCGCGCGTGGTTTATGACTACTATGGTGGCAAAGCAAAATTCCCAAAAATTTCTGATGATTTAATGGACGCTGTCGACAAGGGTGATGCCGCTCGCTTTAATCGCGATGAAGTCTTAAACCCATCAGGCTGGCCGCTGTTAAATTATTTAATGGATGCTCGCACAGGATTAGGGCGTTTTAGAGAATTTAGAATTTCTAACTATCAATTAATGATGGAACTCATTGATTATTGTAGAGATCACACGATTGAACAAATTTTAGCCTTACCCGATGTCAAAGAGCGTGTTGATTTATACTTTGAACATGAAGAAGCTGCCAAAGAACAACTACAAAGATGTGCGACTGTGCATGGTAACCTCGTGGTTTTAGACTTAAGAAACGAAAGCTTGATTCACCCAACTAATCGCTTCTTAATTTATGCGCTTTACCCAGATACCAATATTTCTATTCATGTACTTTGGGGACTCAAGCAGCAGAACACTGTTTTTGCTGTTGGTAAATCTATTTTGAATCGCTCATCTAAAACCAATGTTGGTGAACTCTGCCTTCAATATGGTGGCGGTGGCCATATGGCTGCGGGTACTTGCCAAGTGGAAAATGATCAAGCAGAAACCACTTTAAGCGCTTTAATAAAAAAAATTAACCAAGATGGTTAA
- the trxA gene encoding thioredoxin, translating to MATVNLDINQFEDTIANNDILIFDFWAEWCGPCKQFGPIFEAVSEKHPDIVFAKVNVEEQQQLAGMFQVRSIPTIVFMREKIVVYSNPGLIPEGDLEKGIEQLRALDMEQVHKDIAAEAEKA from the coding sequence ATGGCCACCGTTAATTTAGACATCAATCAATTTGAAGACACCATCGCTAACAATGACATACTAATTTTCGATTTTTGGGCAGAATGGTGTGGTCCTTGTAAACAGTTTGGGCCAATTTTTGAAGCTGTTTCTGAAAAGCACCCTGACATCGTATTTGCCAAAGTCAATGTTGAAGAACAACAACAACTTGCGGGTATGTTCCAAGTTCGTTCAATTCCTACTATCGTTTTTATGCGCGAGAAAATTGTTGTTTATTCAAATCCAGGTTTGATTCCTGAAGGTGACTTGGAAAAAGGCATTGAACAACTTAGAGCTTTAGACATGGAACAAGTTCATAAAGATATTGCAGCCGAAGCAGAAAAAGCTTAA
- a CDS encoding class II fumarate hydratase: MSQTKFKTVKDSMGELEVPVNALYGAQTQRAIQNFPISGLRMPSQFIQALAYVKFACASANEELGLLSEQKMDAIQIACKEIIQGRYDDQFPIDIFQTGSGTSSNMNMNEVLATLTQQLTNIEVHPNDDINMSQSSNDVIPTAIHVAAAIAVEETLRPALQLLIDTLLDKEAQIGHIVKTGRTHLMDATPITLGQELSGWRAQIQDNLERLADTQKRIQRLPQGGTAVGTGINADSEFGPLVCANLSTITAVDFESMPNFYVGLSSQDTAVELSGQLNVLATSLMKIANDLRWMNSGPLAGLGEIQLPALQPGSSIMPGKVNPVIPEAVCMVAAQIMGNHTAITIGGQAGNFQLNVMLPMIAHNLLQSIELAASAATQLATQAISGFTVNEANLQKALDINPILVTALNTVVGYEKGAAIAKEAYKTGLPVLEVAKSMTDLDEDTLKKYLNPALLTQGGNPKV; the protein is encoded by the coding sequence ATGTCACAAACAAAATTTAAAACTGTCAAAGACAGCATGGGGGAATTAGAAGTCCCTGTAAACGCACTTTATGGCGCCCAAACTCAACGAGCTATTCAAAACTTCCCCATTAGCGGCTTGAGAATGCCCTCTCAATTTATTCAAGCATTAGCCTATGTAAAGTTTGCCTGTGCTTCTGCAAATGAAGAACTGGGATTGCTTTCAGAACAAAAGATGGATGCCATTCAAATCGCCTGTAAAGAAATCATACAGGGTAGATATGATGACCAATTCCCTATTGATATTTTCCAAACGGGTTCAGGCACCAGTTCCAACATGAACATGAATGAAGTTTTGGCCACCTTAACCCAACAACTCACTAATATTGAAGTCCATCCAAATGATGACATCAACATGAGCCAAAGCTCAAACGATGTTATCCCGACAGCAATTCATGTCGCTGCAGCCATCGCAGTTGAAGAAACTTTGCGCCCTGCTCTTCAATTGCTGATTGATACTTTATTGGATAAAGAAGCGCAAATTGGCCATATTGTTAAGACCGGTCGCACCCACTTAATGGATGCCACTCCGATTACACTTGGACAAGAACTTTCGGGATGGCGTGCTCAAATTCAAGATAACCTTGAAAGACTGGCCGATACGCAAAAGCGTATTCAGCGCCTTCCGCAAGGGGGAACCGCTGTGGGTACAGGCATTAATGCTGATTCAGAATTTGGGCCCCTTGTTTGTGCCAATCTTTCAACCATTACGGCTGTCGATTTTGAGTCCATGCCAAACTTTTATGTTGGCCTAAGCTCTCAAGATACGGCTGTTGAACTTAGCGGTCAGCTCAATGTTTTAGCCACCAGCTTAATGAAAATTGCCAATGATCTTCGCTGGATGAACTCTGGCCCTCTTGCAGGCCTGGGCGAAATTCAATTGCCAGCGCTTCAACCTGGCAGTTCAATCATGCCAGGAAAAGTGAACCCTGTTATCCCAGAAGCTGTGTGCATGGTTGCGGCACAAATTATGGGCAATCATACTGCCATTACCATTGGTGGACAAGCTGGCAATTTCCAATTAAATGTCATGCTACCGATGATTGCACACAATTTGTTGCAAAGTATTGAATTAGCAGCCAGTGCCGCTACTCAACTAGCCACTCAAGCCATCTCAGGATTCACGGTTAACGAAGCCAATTTACAAAAAGCATTAGACATAAATCCAATTTTAGTCACTGCACTGAATACCGTTGTCGGCTATGAAAAAGGCGCTGCGATTGCAAAAGAAGCTTATAAAACCGGCTTACCCGTTTTAGAAGTTGCCAAATCAATGACCGACTTAGATGAAGACACCCTTAAAAAATATTTAAATCCAGCCTTACTAACCCAAGGCGGCAATCCAAAAGTTTAG
- a CDS encoding hybrid sensor histidine kinase/response regulator produces the protein MKRIKDLCENFESQLVQRVLWWKICADFPEKIQFSEAMGELIGATEMAVEHFLMLMPEANRQPFIDKLACLFSESDCKEVTPQFLLTVTLSHKVKHFQCQVHDFNSDGVQCLWAQCSNVSALVDLEMELILSQSQLALREMQEQAIQAQKNQAESEEKFLQQSIFLSMLSHELRSPLAGMSQLIQQSKSALQDEERLLNNLSLLSMTTEQLTFLVNDILTFSQNQHHRLQLTESPFALDEMLNYVIHLTKSIAKERNMVVTARNQNPNACFKGDVLRISQILINMIVNGIKYTRYGGVFVKVKVDGAFVEFKVVDSGVGIGVDKIDKIFAPFSQIDTGIAQSYLGSGLGLSVVKLLVDLLDGQIKVTSTRGVGSTFTVRLPLEQVDCHCVNLETTSNPSEQKKLDLQIGNKKVLIADDSLINRKVLQQMLEEFGCQVEAVENGLMAFERFQQSHFDLVFLDMQMPEMNGCEAAKSILNLMGSVDFPKVNRDIKIVALTAAHTESELQRMNIKVDKSLFNAWLLKPITQDQIMTVLIDHFEQPVTPEILEVVHPKENSSQSDGFIDEIPASLKSFLPELLSSLNNELELLVKAFQDFDFNTMHEVAHKMKGSLMIFGWQQLLVEIKELELEIDKKDTKGIGLKLYNVKSILLNAQENK, from the coding sequence ATGAAAAGAATAAAAGATTTGTGCGAAAACTTTGAATCCCAGCTTGTTCAACGGGTCTTATGGTGGAAAATTTGTGCCGATTTCCCAGAAAAAATTCAGTTTTCTGAAGCTATGGGTGAGTTAATCGGTGCGACTGAAATGGCAGTTGAGCATTTTTTGATGTTAATGCCTGAAGCCAATCGTCAGCCATTTATAGATAAGTTAGCGTGCCTTTTTTCAGAGAGCGATTGTAAAGAAGTTACACCTCAGTTTTTGTTAACCGTGACCCTTAGTCACAAAGTAAAGCATTTTCAATGTCAAGTTCATGACTTTAATTCGGATGGTGTTCAATGTCTTTGGGCGCAGTGCAGTAATGTTTCAGCTTTGGTTGATTTAGAAATGGAGTTAATTCTGTCGCAAAGTCAGTTAGCGCTTAGAGAAATGCAAGAGCAAGCTATTCAGGCTCAAAAGAACCAAGCAGAGTCTGAAGAAAAGTTTTTGCAACAATCCATATTTTTATCCATGCTCAGCCATGAATTGCGTTCACCTTTAGCGGGTATGTCACAACTCATCCAGCAGTCTAAATCTGCGTTGCAGGACGAGGAAAGGTTGCTGAATAATTTATCTTTGTTGAGCATGACAACGGAGCAGTTAACTTTTTTGGTTAATGATATTTTGACTTTTTCACAAAATCAGCACCATCGTTTGCAGTTAACTGAATCTCCTTTTGCCTTAGATGAAATGTTAAATTATGTGATACACCTAACCAAATCGATTGCAAAAGAACGCAATATGGTTGTGACAGCACGAAATCAAAATCCAAATGCGTGTTTTAAAGGGGATGTTTTAAGAATTTCGCAAATACTGATTAATATGATTGTGAATGGCATTAAATACACTCGATATGGCGGGGTGTTTGTAAAAGTAAAAGTGGATGGCGCTTTTGTAGAGTTTAAAGTGGTGGATTCCGGAGTGGGTATTGGTGTCGACAAAATTGATAAAATTTTTGCACCGTTTTCGCAGATTGATACTGGGATTGCTCAAAGTTATTTAGGGTCAGGATTAGGTCTGTCGGTTGTTAAACTTTTAGTTGATTTATTGGATGGTCAAATTAAGGTTACCTCAACAAGAGGAGTCGGTTCGACTTTTACCGTTAGGTTGCCTTTAGAACAAGTAGATTGTCATTGCGTTAATTTAGAAACGACTTCAAATCCAAGTGAACAAAAAAAGCTGGATTTACAAATTGGAAACAAAAAAGTCTTAATTGCAGATGATTCTCTGATAAACCGCAAAGTCTTGCAGCAGATGCTGGAGGAGTTTGGTTGTCAAGTTGAAGCCGTTGAAAATGGGTTGATGGCCTTTGAGCGATTTCAACAGTCGCATTTTGATTTGGTATTTTTGGATATGCAAATGCCAGAAATGAATGGCTGTGAAGCGGCGAAATCGATATTAAATTTGATGGGTTCTGTCGATTTCCCCAAGGTTAATCGAGATATTAAAATTGTTGCTCTGACCGCTGCCCATACTGAATCTGAGCTCCAAAGAATGAATATTAAAGTGGATAAGTCTTTATTTAATGCTTGGTTATTAAAACCCATTACCCAAGACCAAATCATGACGGTTTTGATTGATCATTTCGAGCAACCTGTAACACCAGAAATATTAGAGGTTGTTCATCCCAAAGAAAATTCAAGTCAGAGTGATGGATTTATTGATGAAATTCCCGCATCACTCAAAAGTTTTTTACCAGAGTTGCTCAGCTCGCTGAACAATGAGCTTGAATTATTGGTTAAAGCTTTTCAAGATTTTGATTTTAATACCATGCATGAGGTGGCGCATAAGATGAAAGGGTCGCTAATGATATTTGGGTGGCAACAACTGTTGGTTGAAATTAAAGAGTTAGAATTGGAAATTGATAAAAAAGATACGAAAGGCATTGGCTTAAAATTATATAATGTTAAGTCTATCTTGTTGAATGCACAGGAAAATAAGTAG
- a CDS encoding response regulator: protein MAVNILIAEDHDLVRLGFKTMLSGEKNFNIIAEVADGEACLEAVEQYKPDLLLLDLSMPKLSGMAVIAKLKKKKSGVKVVVLTAAESVKVWQELLVLGVQGIVLKSVGQAELIEGLLAVSKGDLFLHSQISSLLAAEDAVEGNALQNDDANEDLNKTKVVKLSVREKQVIKLVAEGRKTKEIADILEISDRTVSKHRENIMTKLGMDSSADLVNYANHIGLLKVSIDEIQ from the coding sequence ATGGCAGTTAACATACTTATCGCAGAAGATCACGACTTGGTACGACTTGGTTTTAAAACCATGTTGTCTGGTGAAAAGAACTTTAACATCATTGCAGAAGTTGCGGATGGAGAAGCCTGTTTAGAGGCTGTAGAACAATACAAGCCCGATTTACTACTACTAGATTTGTCTATGCCAAAGCTCAGCGGTATGGCGGTTATTGCTAAGCTTAAAAAGAAAAAGTCAGGTGTAAAGGTTGTGGTGTTAACCGCAGCGGAATCTGTAAAAGTATGGCAAGAGCTACTGGTGCTTGGTGTACAAGGTATTGTTCTAAAATCAGTAGGGCAGGCTGAGTTAATTGAAGGCTTACTTGCAGTCTCTAAGGGTGATTTGTTTTTACATTCGCAAATCTCTAGTCTTTTGGCGGCAGAAGATGCTGTTGAAGGAAATGCTCTGCAGAATGATGATGCCAACGAAGATCTGAATAAAACTAAGGTTGTTAAGTTGTCAGTGCGTGAAAAGCAAGTCATTAAGCTGGTTGCTGAAGGTCGTAAAACCAAAGAAATCGCAGATATTTTAGAAATCAGTGATAGAACTGTCTCAAAACATCGCGAAAATATCATGACCAAATTGGGTATGGACTCATCTGCTGATTTAGTCAACTATGCCAATCATATTGGTCTTTTAAAAGTCAGTATTGACGAAATCCAATAA
- a CDS encoding IS481 family transposase, translating into MINTNQKIIKHKVGLLNLAEELGNVSKACKVMGLSRDTFYRYKAAVDDGGVDALIDKTRRKPNLKNRVDEVTEQAVIQYAIDYPAYGQLRASNELRKLGIFVSSSGVRSIWIRNELANFKDRLKALEDKVANDGIILTEAQVVALEKKKHDDEVSGEIDTAHPGYLGSQDTFYVGTLKGVGRIYQQTFVDTYSKVAFAKLYATKTPITAADTLNDRVLPFFEQHELPMLRILTDRGTEYCGKAEQHDYQLYLALNDIEHTKTKVKSPQTNGICERFHKTILQEFYQITFRKKIYTSIEQLQTDLDEWIHFYNHHRTHQGKMCCGRTPMETLEDGKKIWAEKFVA; encoded by the coding sequence ATGATTAATACTAATCAAAAAATCATCAAACATAAAGTCGGATTACTCAATCTTGCAGAAGAACTTGGCAATGTTTCAAAAGCCTGCAAAGTAATGGGCTTATCTCGAGATACTTTCTATCGTTATAAAGCTGCCGTTGATGACGGTGGTGTTGATGCTCTAATCGATAAAACCCGCCGGAAACCCAACCTTAAAAACCGAGTAGATGAAGTAACTGAACAAGCCGTTATTCAATATGCGATTGACTATCCTGCTTACGGTCAACTTAGAGCAAGCAATGAACTCAGAAAACTCGGTATATTCGTTTCATCTAGTGGCGTGCGCAGTATCTGGATCAGAAATGAACTGGCTAACTTCAAAGACCGTTTAAAAGCTTTAGAAGACAAGGTTGCCAACGACGGCATTATTCTGACCGAAGCGCAGGTCGTAGCCCTTGAAAAGAAAAAGCATGACGATGAAGTCAGCGGTGAAATTGATACTGCCCATCCAGGGTACTTGGGTTCGCAAGATACCTTCTATGTTGGCACCTTAAAAGGTGTTGGCAGAATCTATCAACAAACCTTTGTCGATACCTACTCAAAAGTAGCGTTTGCTAAGCTTTATGCCACCAAAACACCGATAACAGCGGCAGATACCCTTAATGATCGAGTGCTACCATTTTTTGAGCAACACGAACTGCCCATGCTCAGAATCCTGACTGACCGTGGCACTGAGTATTGTGGTAAAGCGGAGCAGCACGATTATCAATTATACTTGGCGCTAAATGATATTGAGCACACTAAAACCAAAGTCAAATCACCGCAAACCAATGGCATTTGTGAGCGCTTTCACAAAACCATTTTGCAGGAGTTTTACCAAATCACTTTCCGCAAAAAGATTTACACATCAATTGAACAACTTCAAACGGACCTGGATGAGTGGATTCATTTTTACAACCATCACAGAACTCATCAAGGTAAAATGTGTTGTGGAAGAACACCAATGGAAACATTGGAAGATGGCAAAAAGATATGGGCTGAAAAGTTCGTAGCTTAA
- the greB gene encoding transcription elongation factor GreB, with translation MNYITLEGYQRLTQEAGYLWKVKRPAIVKALADAAAEGDRSENAEYIYRKKELRETDRKIRFLEKQLKDIQVVRDKPRNTQKVFFGAWVTLETLEGDSVEYRIVGGIEARLEHKEISVHSPVAKGLLGKNLGDEVVISLPNGTQVEYEITDINY, from the coding sequence ATGAATTATATTACCTTAGAGGGTTATCAAAGACTGACTCAAGAAGCGGGTTACCTCTGGAAAGTCAAACGCCCAGCAATTGTTAAAGCGCTGGCAGATGCCGCAGCAGAAGGCGATCGCTCTGAAAACGCAGAGTATATTTACCGAAAGAAAGAGCTCAGAGAAACAGATAGAAAGATTCGTTTTCTAGAGAAACAGCTCAAGGATATCCAAGTTGTTCGAGACAAACCTAGAAATACCCAAAAAGTATTTTTTGGTGCATGGGTTACCCTAGAAACCCTAGAAGGAGATTCTGTTGAGTATAGGATTGTGGGTGGCATAGAGGCAAGACTTGAACATAAAGAAATTTCAGTCCATTCTCCCGTCGCTAAAGGCTTGCTAGGTAAAAACTTGGGGGACGAAGTGGTTATTTCATTACCGAATGGCACTCAAGTGGAATATGAAATAACAGACATAAACTATTAG
- a CDS encoding DUF3392 family protein encodes MDFVTQILTITADWTREYLSTIVLAFIATSLVVFGNSINIMLKKHLGQLQFILKTSLFIAFYAFGIAFLTAVLAPIGLKYLLSLEDAWLIACILIGFYGLGFIAQKKGLI; translated from the coding sequence ATGGATTTTGTAACCCAAATTTTAACAATAACAGCCGATTGGACAAGAGAATATCTAAGCACGATAGTTCTGGCATTCATAGCAACATCCTTAGTCGTTTTTGGCAACTCAATTAATATCATGTTAAAAAAACACCTTGGTCAATTGCAATTTATTCTTAAAACATCCCTATTTATTGCTTTTTATGCGTTTGGTATTGCTTTTCTCACCGCAGTTCTAGCCCCCATAGGTTTAAAGTATTTGCTTTCACTAGAGGATGCTTGGTTAATAGCGTGTATCCTCATTGGATTTTACGGTCTTGGCTTCATCGCTCAGAAAAAAGGCTTAATCTAA
- a CDS encoding EscU/YscU/HrcU family type III secretion system export apparatus switch protein, translating to MSVSTPITLDQKVAITLSYKENDQAPKVTAKGYGHIAEQILAIAAEHNIPIKSDSELTALLSQVELDNEIPEILYEAIVQVLIFAYEISEKPIPNPKNNF from the coding sequence TTGTCTGTTTCTACCCCAATCACTTTAGACCAAAAAGTAGCCATTACCCTTAGCTACAAAGAAAATGATCAAGCCCCTAAAGTAACTGCCAAGGGATATGGTCATATTGCAGAACAGATTTTAGCCATTGCTGCTGAGCACAATATCCCAATTAAAAGTGATTCGGAATTAACAGCTCTGCTATCTCAAGTAGAATTGGACAACGAAATTCCTGAAATTCTTTATGAAGCGATTGTTCAGGTATTAATTTTTGCTTACGAAATTTCTGAAAAGCCAATTCCTAACCCTAAAAACAACTTTTAA